A genome region from Coffea arabica cultivar ET-39 chromosome 7e, Coffea Arabica ET-39 HiFi, whole genome shotgun sequence includes the following:
- the LOC140011045 gene encoding anthocyanidin 3-O-glucosyltransferase 5-like: MDNAKLHVAIVSSPGMGHVIPVLVLGNRLATVHGVRVTILVITTSNSDEECRFLKTLTLSTLVRVIALPPVDISAKITPATAAVTQLCMSVREALPIIRSSIASMNCCPDALILDLFCPSAIPIAREFNLPVYAYAPTNAWSTTLFMYIQVLDKEIEGQYVEQKEPLRIPGCKSVRPEDVVDPMLDRNDQQYHDYIELGIGLTRSDGILVNTWEDLEPTTLKALRENETLKPAVKVSVYPIGPLTRPVEPSSLKSKVLEWLDEQPVDSVIYVSFGSGGVLSADQIKELAFGLELSQQRFIWVVRLPLDGGLSKSDDPLDYLPDGFLNRTKNVGFVVPLWAQQVEILGHPSVGGFLSHCGWNSTLESISAGVPMIAWPLYAEQKLNAAMLTEDLGVAVRPEVLATKKMVERAEVEKMVRMVMQQKEGQEMRQKMKQLKSSADDGLSNRGSSFSSMYNVLDEIRLNSRNQNH, translated from the coding sequence ATGGATAACGCAAAGCTCCATGTGGCTATTGTCTCAAGCCCCGGCATGGGCCATGTCATCCCGGTCCTTGTTCTAGGCAACCGCCTCGCCACCGTCCATGGCGTGCGAGTCACCATACTAGTCATCACAACAAGCAATTCCGATGAAGAGTGTCGATTCCTCAAAACGTTGACCTTGTCAACACTTGTCCGTGTTATAGCTTTGCCCCCAGTAGATATCTCCGCCAAAATTACTCCAGCAACTGCTGCTGTCACACAGCTATGCATGTCCGTCCGTGAAGCTTTACCAATCATCAGGTCAAGTATTGCTTCGATGAACTGCTGCCCAGATGCCCTCATCCTCGACCTGTTTTGCCCCTCGGCCATACCCATTGCCCGGGAGTTCAACTTGCCCGTTTACGCATACGCTCCCACAAATGCATGGTCTACCACTCTCTTCATGTACATCCAAGTTCTTGATAAGGAAATAGAGGGTCAATATGTTGAGCAAAAAGAGCCCTTGAGGATCCCGGGTTGTAAATCGGTTCGACCGGAGGATGTGGTTGATCCGATGTTGGACCGGAACGATCAGCAATACCATGACTACATTGAGCTAGGGATTGGGCTTACAAGGTCTGATGGTATTCTGGTCAACACTTGGGAAGATTTGGAGCCTACAACGCTCAAAGCCTTGAGAGAAAACGAAACCTTGAAGCCAGCAGTTAAGGTATCGGTTTACCCAATTGGTCCATTGACGAGACCGGTTGAACCATCTAGTTTGAAGAGCAAAGTGTTGGAGTGGTTGGACGAGCAACCTGTTGATTCGGTAATCTATGTATCTTTTGGGAGTGGTGGAGTTCTTTCAGCTGACCAGATCAAGGAACTAGCTTTTGGGTTGGAGCTGAGCCAGCAAAGGTTTATTTGGGTGGTTCGACTACCCTTAGATGGTGGTTTGAGCAAATCAGATGATCCCTTAGATTACTTGCCTGATGGGTTTCTAAACCGAACCAAAAATGTGGGGTTTGTAGTCCCGCTGTGGGCTCAACAAGTGGAAATACTGGGCCATCCATCCGTCGGGGGATTCTTGTCTCACTGCGGATGGAACTCCACTTTGGAGAGCATAAGCGCCGGCGTACCAATGATTGCATGGCCACTTTATGCTGAGCAGAAACTGAATGCAGCCATGTTAACCGAGGATCTCGGCGTGGCGGTCCGGCCAGAGGTGTTGGCAACCAAGAAAATGGTGGAGAGGGCAGAGGTTGAGAAAATGGTGAGAATGGTAATGCAACAGAAAGAAGGCCAGGAGATGAGACAAAAGATGAAACAACTCAAGTCAAGCGCAGATGATGGTCTAAGCAATCGAGGGTCGTCGTTTAGTTCGATGTATAATGTCCTTGATGAAATACGATTAAATTCTCGCAATCAGAATCATTGA
- the LOC113698548 gene encoding anthocyanidin 3-O-glucosyltransferase 5-like codes for MYSQKLHVAILSSPGLGHLIPVLVLGNRLATHHAVKVTVLVLTTSTSPAESQLLKPPSGPKVVDTINIPPVDISHLIDANTRVVTQLCIMVRESLPGVRSTIAGMKHRPNVLIADLFCTEAFPIATEFNIPKYLYIPTTAWFTALTSYCPVLHEQIDGQYVDQSEPLQIPGCKPVRPEDVVDPMLDRNDPQYREYLRQAMEFQLGDGILMNTWEELEPVSLEALRRNESLRAVVKPPVYPIGPLTRPIELAGPKSELIEWLDKQPHESVIFVCFGSGGTLSAQQITELAWGLELSQQRFIWVVRPPAENGADESFFTSGSASDGTPDYLPEGFLSRTKKTGWVVPLWAQQPEILNHPSVGGFLSHCGWNSAVECIKSGVPMIAWPLYAEQRLNATMLTEELGIAVRPEILPAKKVVDREEIEKLVRTVMEYKEGKVMRDKVKKLKNSAENALNKGGSSYDTMCNLLRDIQMRLRF; via the coding sequence ATGTATAGCCAAAAGCTTCACGTTGCCATTCTCTCAAGCCCCGGTTTGGGTCATCTCATCCCTGTTCTTGTGCTGGGAAACAGGCTAGCAACCCATCATGCTGTTAAAGTTACAGTACTGGTCCTCACAACCAGCACTTCACCAGCAGAGTCTCAACTGCTCAAGCCCCCTTCCGGTCCAAAAGTAGTGGACACAATTAACATTCCCCCGGTGGACATCTCTCACCTAATTGATGCCAACACTAGGGTGGTCACACAATTATGCATCATGGTACGTGAGTCTCTACCGGGTGTTCGGTCCACAATCGCGGGCATGAAGCACCGGCCGAACGTCCTAATTGCGGACCTCTTCTGCACGGAAGCCTTTCCGATTGCAACTGAATTTAACATTCCCAAGTATTTGTACATTCCCACCACTGCATGGTTTACCGCATTAACTTCGTATTGCCCGGTGCTTCATGAACAAATAGATGGTCAGTATGTTGATCAAAGTGAGCCGCTCCAAATCCCCGGTTGCAAACCGGTCCGGCCGGAGGACGTGGTTGACCCCATGCTAGACCGGAACGACCCGCAGTACAGGGAGTACTTGAGGCAAGCGATGGAGTTCCAGCTGGGAGACGGGATCTTGATGAACACTTGGGAAGAGCTAGAGCCCGTATCGCTTGAAGCGTTGAGGAGAAATGAATCTTTACGGGCAGTTGTGAAGCCACCGGTTTATCCCATCGGACCGCTAACAAGACCGATCGAGCTGGCCGGTCCAAAGAGTGAGTTGATCGAATGGCTAGACAAGCAGCCACATGAGTCGGTGATATTTGTCTGTTTCGGAAGCGGTGGCACTCTATCAGCTCAGCAAATTACAGAGCTAGCTTGGGGTTTGGAGTTGAGCCAACAGAGGTTTATATGGGTGGTTCGACCACCAGCAGAAAATGGTGCGGATGAGTCGTTTTTCACATCGGGGAGCGCTTCTGATGGCACCCCGGATTATTTACCAGAAGGGTTCCTCAGCCGAACGAAGAAGACGGGTTGGGTTGTACCCTTGTGGGCCCAACAACCGGAGATCTTGAATCATCCGTCAGTTGGGGGATTTCTGTCGCATTGCGGATGGAACTCAGCGGTAGAATGCATCAAAAGTGGTGTTCCAATGATTGCATGGCCGCTTTATGCGGAGCAAAGACTGAACGCCACCATGCTAACGGAGGAACTCGGGATAGCGGTCCGGCCGGAGATTTTACCAGCTAAGAAAGTTGTGGACAGAGAAGAGATTGAGAAATTGGTGAGAACTGTGATGGAGTACAAAGAAGGAAAGGTCATGAGGGATAAAGTTAAAAAACTGAAGAATAGTGCTGAGAATGCACTGAACAAGGGGGGATCCTCTTACGATACCATGTGCAATCTCCTGAGAGATATTCAGATGAGGTTGAGGTTTTGA